Within the Candidatus Thermoplasmatota archaeon genome, the region TTCCGCTCGGCCATGTCCATGCTGGTGTTCTACCAGAACCGCGCAGGACGCGCGCTCTCTTCCGCCCAGCGGGAGAAGCTCGACCGCGCCAAGGACGAGCTTCGAGCTCTGTTCGGGCGGCCGCGCAAGAGCGGCGAGGCGCGACGATCCTAAGGGCCGTCGCGCCCGTCGCGACGCTCGGGCGGCTCGACGCCGCTTTCGATGTCCTCGCCCCCGGCGAAGGAGTTCTGGAGGAACGAGTACACGTCCTCGAGACCTTCCATCGTCTGGCCCGAGACGGGCGTGAGGCGCGTGTACGTGCCAAGCTCGCGCAGCACGCGCAGCATGCTGAGGTTGAGCTCGTGGTACATGCCGACCTGGCGCGTGAGCTCGTCGTAGAGCGTATCCGTGTCGTCCATCCACCCGAGGACGCGCGCGAGGTCCTCCTTGCCCACGAGGTCCGACTTCGAGAGGAGGTTGAGAAGCGGAAGCTGGAAGCGGAACTGGGCCGTGGCCGCAAGCATCATCTGCGAGACAAAGCCGCTTGGTTCCTTGGCCAGGAACGGGTCGAGGAGGTAGCACAGGGCGCTCTCGCCGGGCGCGAGGAACTCGGTGAGGAACTTCCCCGACTCGCGGAAGAGCCACAGCTCGATCTGGCCGGGCGTGTCGAGGAGGACGTAGTCGGCGCGGTACCCGCCGATGATCTCCTTGATCTCCGGGGCGTTCAACGCCAGCATGTCGGCGGCGGCGACCTGCGCGCCGTTGGGGCCAAGCTCGTACTGCTCCATCACGTCCGAGAGGCGCACCCAATCGCGGATGTCGACGTCGGGATCGTACGGCAGCGACTCGGCGCCGGGATCGAGGTTCACCGTGATGGCGTCGAATCCCTGATTTGTCATCCACAGCTTGGCGGCGGCCGTGAGCTTGCTCTTGCCCGCGCCGGCCGTGCCGAGGACGTACACGTGGAGGTTGTCGATCTCGGCCACGTCAACCGCCCCGTACCTTCCGCATGTGCTCGACGCGCGCGTCCAGGAGCGCGCGCGTGCCGATGTCGTGGCGCACGCGGATTTCGCCCTTCACGTGCTTTAGCGCCTGCTCGACCTTGCGTTCGGCGTCCTCGATCGAGCCGCCCTTGGCGACGATGCCAAGCGCGCGGGATCCGGACATGGTGATCTTGCCCTCGCCCGTGGTCACGGCGGCGTAGTAGGTCTTTGCGCCCTGGGCTTCGATGGACTTCTCGTCCACCTCGACGGGCGTGTTGGCGCCGGCGCCGCCGGCGGCCGATGCCGCGGCCGACGGTGACGTGGACGCGCCGCGCGCGTCCACGGAATCCACGCCGTAGCCTTTGGGCACCACGTACTTGCAAACGGTCGCCGCGTCCTCGAAATGGACCTTCGTGCGGAGCTTGCCGGCGGCCATCGCCGCGCAGATCTCGGCGTAGTTGGACGAGAGGAGCGTGAGGACGTTCATCGCCTCCGGGTCGCCGAAGCGGGCGTTGATCTCGACGACCTTGGGCCCGGACTTCGTCAGCATGAACTGGCCGTAGACGGCGCCTCGGTAGGGTCGGCCCTCCTTGGCGAGCGCGTCGACGATGGCCTGCAGGATCCGCAGGGCCTCGTCGCGGTCCGCCGCCGCGAGGAACGGCAGGAGGCCTCCCCGGTCGGAATAGCTTCCCATGCCTCCGGTGTTCGCGCCGCGGTCGCCTTCGAGGGCGCGCTTGTGGTCCTG harbors:
- a CDS encoding DUF3175 domain-containing protein, coding for MRRVMRTSDALDLERGVFTRASPRAIARSLKRSAERSGRRKAAPFRSAMSMLVFYQNRAGRALSSAQREKLDRAKDELRALFGRPRKSGEARRS
- a CDS encoding ATP/GTP-binding protein; this encodes MAEIDNLHVYVLGTAGAGKSKLTAAAKLWMTNQGFDAITVNLDPGAESLPYDPDVDIRDWVRLSDVMEQYELGPNGAQVAAADMLALNAPEIKEIIGGYRADYVLLDTPGQIELWLFRESGKFLTEFLAPGESALCYLLDPFLAKEPSGFVSQMMLAATAQFRFQLPLLNLLSKSDLVGKEDLARVLGWMDDTDTLYDELTRQVGMYHELNLSMLRVLRELGTYTRLTPVSGQTMEGLEDVYSFLQNSFAGGEDIESGVEPPERRDGRDGP
- the purD gene encoding phosphoribosylamine--glycine ligase: MRVLLLGGGAREHAMAAAIVRGGSEVVAVLKNRNPGITRVALTYEIADETDAKTVVAAARKWQPQVAVVGPEAPLAAGVTDALAKARVPVASPSKAAAEVETDKAFLRDLMRRHALPGAVEARSFSTNEGLREYVRSLGEVAVKPVGLTGGKGVKVSGDQLPTPDDAVAYAEKVLAERIGGASVVIEEKLEGEEFTLMAFCDGTRLAPMPCVQDHKRALEGDRGANTGGMGSYSDRGGLLPFLAAADRDEALRILQAIVDALAKEGRPYRGAVYGQFMLTKSGPKVVEINARFGDPEAMNVLTLLSSNYAEICAAMAAGKLRTKVHFEDAATVCKYVVPKGYGVDSVDARGASTSPSAAASAAGGAGANTPVEVDEKSIEAQGAKTYYAAVTTGEGKITMSGSRALGIVAKGGSIEDAERKVEQALKHVKGEIRVRHDIGTRALLDARVEHMRKVRGG